From the genome of Streptomyces sp. NBC_01260, one region includes:
- a CDS encoding SSI family serine proteinase inhibitor, which yields MRVRAVLATAALLPLGAAAPAVAAPPPAPDRGILLTVSGSENTWIRGVVLHCPPRPDGWHPDAAGACAALDEAEGDFDALAGDPHPCTYAYAPVTVTAEGARQGDAVTWRHTFPNACVLDAATGPVFRF from the coding sequence ATGCGCGTGCGCGCCGTCCTTGCCACCGCCGCCCTGCTGCCCCTCGGCGCAGCCGCGCCCGCGGTGGCCGCCCCGCCCCCGGCACCGGACCGGGGAATCCTCCTGACCGTTTCCGGCAGCGAGAACACCTGGATCCGCGGGGTCGTCCTGCACTGCCCCCCACGTCCCGACGGCTGGCACCCCGACGCGGCCGGAGCCTGCGCGGCGCTCGACGAGGCGGAGGGCGATTTCGACGCCCTCGCCGGTGATCCGCATCCGTGCACCTACGCATACGCCCCGGTGACCGTCACCGCCGAGGGTGCCCGACAGGGCGACGCCGTCACCTGGCGGCACACGTTCCCCAACGCCTGCGTGCTGGACGCGGCCACCGGCCCGGTGTTCCGCTTCTGA
- a CDS encoding endo-1,4-beta-xylanase, with product MSLVKRCRHGHARGLPTLLVGTLALATTLTGGPATAARQGTLHDLAAAQGRYFGSATDNPELPDAAYAATLGSEFGQITPGNSMKWDTTEPAQGRFDFAKGDVVTGFARQHGQTVRGHTLVWHSQLPGWVAALPTARVGAAMTGHITEEATHYRGAVAAWDVVNEPFNEDGTFRTSPFYTAMGSGYIATALRAAHAADPDAKLYLNDYNIEGLGAKSDAMYALASELIDEGVPLDGVGMQAHLAVQYGFPYGMRENMQRFADLGLDVAVTELDVRMRLPADAAKAATQASSYQQVVEACLAVGRCVGITVWDYTDKYSWVPGTFPGEGAASLYDENLAPKPAYDAVRAALGGDDGGGEGGGPGALKIQYRNSDSSATDNQIKPGLQLVNTGGTAVSLAPVTVRYWFTGDNGASAYSSWCDWSPLDCSTVTHRVVSVATPVTGADHYLEVGFTGGTLAPGASTGEIQLRLNKADWSNFDESDDYSHGTGTSYADAAKIAVYVGDAPVWGIEP from the coding sequence ATGAGCTTGGTGAAGCGCTGCAGGCACGGCCACGCCAGAGGGCTCCCGACCCTCCTGGTCGGCACCCTCGCCCTCGCCACCACCCTGACGGGCGGACCGGCGACCGCGGCCCGACAGGGCACTCTGCATGACCTCGCCGCCGCCCAGGGCAGGTACTTCGGCTCCGCCACCGACAACCCCGAGCTGCCCGACGCCGCCTATGCGGCCACCCTGGGCTCCGAGTTCGGGCAGATCACCCCGGGCAACTCCATGAAGTGGGACACCACCGAGCCGGCCCAGGGCCGGTTCGACTTCGCCAAGGGCGACGTGGTCACCGGCTTCGCCCGGCAGCACGGCCAGACCGTTCGCGGCCACACCCTCGTCTGGCACAGCCAGCTGCCCGGCTGGGTCGCCGCGCTGCCGACGGCGCGGGTGGGGGCGGCGATGACGGGCCACATCACCGAGGAGGCCACGCACTACCGCGGTGCGGTCGCCGCCTGGGACGTGGTCAACGAGCCGTTCAACGAGGACGGGACCTTCCGCACGAGCCCCTTCTACACCGCCATGGGCAGCGGCTACATCGCCACCGCGCTGCGCGCCGCGCACGCCGCGGACCCGGACGCCAAGCTGTACCTCAACGACTACAACATCGAGGGGCTCGGCGCGAAGAGCGACGCCATGTACGCCCTGGCGAGCGAGCTGATCGACGAGGGCGTACCGCTGGACGGCGTCGGGATGCAGGCGCATCTGGCCGTTCAGTACGGCTTCCCGTACGGGATGCGGGAGAACATGCAGAGGTTCGCCGATCTCGGTCTCGATGTCGCCGTGACCGAGCTCGACGTGCGGATGCGGCTGCCCGCCGACGCGGCGAAGGCGGCCACGCAGGCCTCCTCCTACCAGCAGGTCGTCGAGGCCTGCCTGGCGGTCGGGCGCTGCGTCGGCATCACCGTGTGGGACTACACGGACAAGTACTCCTGGGTCCCGGGCACGTTCCCCGGTGAGGGCGCGGCCAGTCTCTACGACGAGAACCTCGCGCCGAAGCCGGCCTACGACGCGGTACGGGCCGCACTGGGCGGGGACGACGGCGGCGGGGAGGGCGGCGGCCCGGGCGCCCTGAAGATCCAGTACCGCAACAGCGACAGCTCGGCGACCGACAACCAGATCAAGCCGGGCCTCCAACTCGTGAACACCGGTGGTACGGCGGTCAGCCTCGCGCCGGTGACGGTCCGGTACTGGTTCACCGGCGACAACGGGGCTTCTGCATACAGCAGTTGGTGCGACTGGTCCCCGCTCGACTGCTCCACCGTCACCCACCGGGTCGTCTCCGTGGCCACCCCGGTGACAGGCGCCGACCACTACCTCGAAGTGGGCTTCACCGGCGGCACTCTGGCCCCGGGCGCCTCCACGGGCGAGATCCAGCTGCGTCTGAACAAGGCGGACTGGTCGAACTTCGACGAGTCGGACGACTACAGCCACGGCACCGGCACCTCGTACGCGGACGCCGCGAAGATCGCCGTCTACGTCGGCGACGCGCCCGTCTGGGGCATCGAGCCCTGA
- a CDS encoding cytochrome c oxidase assembly protein: protein MDHSGHGMNMDLPPFTLGRGLQFSADPIFLIGCVLAVALYGYAVVRLRRRGDGWPVNRTVFFVIGVLSIALVMCTKLNDYGMVMFSVHMVQHMVISMLSPILLLLGAPVTLALRALPVAARGSKGPRELLLMLLHSRYMKIITHPVFTIPLFIASLYGLYFTPLFDYLMGSTAGHLAMMLHFLGVGLVFFWPIMGIDPGPHRPGYLLRMLELFAGMPFHAFFGIALMMASQPMVEVYKNPSASLGIDALSDQNAAGGIAWAFSEIPSVLVLLALVFQWYRSDQRTAKRSDRAADRDGDQELHAYNAYLASLQARGQ, encoded by the coding sequence ATGGATCACAGCGGGCACGGCATGAACATGGATCTGCCGCCGTTCACGCTGGGACGCGGGCTGCAGTTCTCCGCGGACCCGATCTTCCTGATCGGCTGTGTGCTCGCCGTGGCCCTGTACGGATACGCGGTGGTGCGGCTGCGCAGGCGCGGGGACGGGTGGCCGGTCAACCGGACCGTCTTCTTCGTCATCGGCGTGCTGAGCATCGCCCTGGTGATGTGTACCAAGCTCAACGACTACGGCATGGTCATGTTCAGCGTGCACATGGTGCAGCACATGGTGATCAGCATGCTGTCACCGATCCTGCTGCTGCTGGGCGCACCCGTGACGCTCGCGCTGCGTGCGCTGCCGGTCGCGGCGCGTGGCAGCAAGGGGCCGCGCGAGCTGCTGCTGATGCTGCTGCACAGCCGGTACATGAAGATCATCACGCATCCGGTGTTCACCATCCCGCTCTTCATCGCCAGCCTGTACGGCCTGTACTTCACCCCGCTCTTCGACTACCTGATGGGCTCGACGGCCGGGCACCTCGCGATGATGCTGCACTTCCTCGGGGTCGGCCTGGTCTTCTTCTGGCCGATCATGGGCATCGACCCGGGGCCGCACCGCCCGGGATACCTGCTGCGGATGCTGGAGCTGTTCGCCGGGATGCCGTTCCACGCGTTCTTCGGTATCGCGCTGATGATGGCCTCGCAGCCCATGGTCGAGGTCTACAAGAACCCGTCGGCCTCCCTCGGCATCGACGCCCTGTCCGACCAGAACGCGGCGGGCGGGATCGCCTGGGCGTTCAGCGAGATCCCCTCGGTGCTGGTGCTGCTCGCCCTGGTTTTCCAGTGGTACCGCTCGGATCAGCGGACCGCGAAGCGCTCGGACCGGGCCGCGGACCGCGACGGGGACCAGGAGCTTCACGCGTACAACGCCTATCTCGCCTCGTTGCAGGCGCGCGGACAGTAG
- a CDS encoding 6-phosphofructokinase — protein sequence MRIGVLTSGGDCPGLNAVIRSVVHRAVVDHGDEVIGFHDGWRGLLECDYRKLDLDAVGGILARGGTILGSSRVQPAHLRGGVEQARGHVADLGLDAIIPIGGEGTLKAASLLSEAGLPIVGVPKTIDNDIASTDVTFGFDTAVGVATEALDRLKTTAESHQRVMIVEVMGRHTGWIALHSGMAAGAHAIVVPERPFDIDELTELVGRRFSAGKKFAIVVVAEGAKPRAGSMEFESGVKDVYGHERFAGVATQLSIELEQRLGKEARPVILGHVQRGGTPTAYDRVLATRFGWHAVEAAHRGEFGMMTALRGTDITMVPLADAVETLKTVPAERYAEAECVL from the coding sequence ATGCGAATTGGTGTGCTCACCTCCGGCGGCGACTGCCCCGGCCTCAATGCGGTCATCCGTTCCGTCGTCCACCGTGCGGTGGTCGACCACGGTGACGAGGTCATCGGCTTCCACGACGGGTGGCGGGGCCTCCTGGAGTGCGACTACCGCAAGCTCGACCTCGACGCGGTCGGCGGCATCCTCGCCCGCGGCGGCACGATCCTCGGCTCCTCCCGGGTCCAGCCCGCGCACCTGCGCGGTGGCGTGGAACAGGCCAGGGGCCACGTGGCCGACCTCGGTCTCGACGCGATCATCCCGATCGGCGGCGAGGGCACCCTCAAGGCGGCCAGCCTGCTGTCCGAGGCGGGGCTGCCGATCGTCGGCGTACCGAAGACGATCGACAACGACATCGCCTCCACCGACGTGACCTTCGGCTTCGACACCGCCGTGGGCGTGGCCACCGAGGCCCTCGACCGGCTGAAGACCACCGCCGAGTCCCACCAGCGGGTCATGATCGTCGAGGTCATGGGCCGTCACACCGGCTGGATCGCCCTGCACTCGGGCATGGCGGCCGGCGCGCACGCCATCGTCGTCCCCGAGCGCCCCTTCGACATCGACGAGCTGACCGAGCTGGTCGGCCGGCGCTTCTCGGCCGGCAAGAAGTTCGCGATCGTCGTGGTGGCCGAGGGCGCGAAGCCGCGTGCGGGCTCCATGGAGTTCGAGTCGGGCGTCAAGGACGTCTACGGTCACGAGCGCTTCGCGGGCGTGGCCACCCAGCTCTCGATCGAGCTGGAGCAGCGCCTCGGCAAGGAGGCCCGCCCGGTGATCCTCGGCCATGTGCAGCGCGGTGGAACGCCGACCGCGTACGACCGGGTCCTCGCGACCCGCTTCGGCTGGCACGCGGTGGAGGCGGCACACCGCGGCGAGTTCGGCATGATGACGGCGCTGCGCGGCACGGACATCACCATGGTCCCGCTCGCGGACGCGGTGGAGACCCTGAAGACGGTCCCGGCCGAGCGGTACGCAGAGGCCGAATGCGTGCTCTGA
- a CDS encoding type 1 glutamine amidotransferase: MSNNSLRLVWVYPDLLSTYGDQGNALVVERRARQRGLDVSRVDVRSDQPVPTSGDIYLIGGGEDRPQRLAAERLRRDGGLSRAASNGAIIFSVCAGYQILGHEFVNDLGEREQGLGLLDVVSTRGEGDRCVGDVLGDIDPHLGLPPLTGFENHQGVTHLGPTARPFARVQFGRGNGTGDGTEGAYNDTVFGTYMHGPVMARNPLIADLLLKLALDVNALPPTDDRWYEALRAERIASATQPV, from the coding sequence ATGAGCAACAACAGCCTGCGGCTGGTGTGGGTCTACCCGGACCTGCTGAGCACCTACGGCGACCAGGGCAACGCGCTGGTGGTGGAGCGCCGGGCCCGTCAGCGCGGTCTCGACGTGTCGCGCGTCGACGTGCGCAGCGACCAGCCGGTTCCCACGTCGGGCGACATCTATCTGATCGGCGGCGGTGAGGACCGTCCGCAGCGGCTCGCCGCGGAGCGGCTGCGCCGCGACGGCGGTCTCAGCCGGGCCGCGTCCAACGGCGCGATCATCTTCTCGGTCTGCGCCGGCTACCAGATCCTCGGGCACGAGTTCGTCAACGACCTCGGTGAGCGCGAGCAGGGTCTCGGGCTGCTCGACGTGGTCTCCACCCGCGGCGAGGGCGACCGGTGCGTGGGCGACGTGCTCGGGGACATCGACCCGCACCTCGGGCTGCCGCCGCTGACCGGTTTCGAGAACCACCAGGGCGTCACCCATCTCGGCCCGACGGCACGCCCGTTCGCCCGGGTGCAGTTCGGCCGGGGCAACGGCACCGGTGACGGCACCGAGGGCGCGTACAACGACACCGTTTTCGGTACGTACATGCACGGGCCCGTGATGGCGCGCAACCCGCTGATCGCGGACCTGCTGCTGAAGCTGGCGCTCGATGTGAACGCGTTGCCGCCGACCGACGACCGCTGGTACGAGGCGCTGCGCGCCGAGCGGATCGCGTCGGCCACGCAGCCCGTCTGA
- a CDS encoding glycoside hydrolase family 48 protein codes for MLAMGLVQGTAVAKPATPAAAGGARAAAADDPYTQAFLTQYGKIKAAANGYFSPEGLPYHSVETLMVEAPDHGHETTSEAVSFWMWLEAAYGRVTGDWDPFNAAWAVAEKTIIPQHADQSTSDSYNPGAPATYAPEHPLPNGYPSALDGTVPVGTDPLATELASSYGTMDVYGMHWLMDLDNIYGYGNKPGTGGESGPGAGASYINTYQRGAQESVWETVPQPTTDLFNYGGPNGYLDLFVGDASYAKQWKYTNAPDADARAVQAAYWAFRWASDQGKGSEVAASVAKAAKMGDYLRYAMFDKYFKRIGQCTDPGSCPAASGRDSQHYLLSWYYAWGGAAAGSGGGWAWRIGDGASHQGYQNPLSAWALSNVPALTPKSATARGDWSKSLTRQLEFLTWLQSSEGAFAGGCTNSWEGAYGKPPAGTPTFYGMAYDWQPVYHDPPSNNWFGFQAWGMERVAAYYYVTGNASAKAVLSKWVAWASGETTVGADGTFRFPSTLSWTGRPDTWNAASPGKNAGLHVSVVDYANDVGVGAAYVKTLTYYAAKSGDKDAAALAKALLDAMALNTTTKGISVPETRKDYNRFKDEVYIPAGWSGTMPNGDTVEPGATFIDIRSWYKDDPDWPKVQAYLDGGAAPTFTYHRFWAQAALALAFAIYAELLVEGGGTGGDTEAPTAPAGLTVTATTSNSVSLSWSASTDNVAVTGYDVYRNGVLAGNATTRTFTDTNLAAATAYSYTVAARDAGGNTSALSAAVTATTKSGGSTGTGAVKVQYKNADSSATDNQIRLGLQLLNTGSAPIDLSTVTVRYWFTSDGGSSTFGTYCDYAALGSANITHKVVAVAGPKTGADRYLQVGFTGGAGTLAGGASTGELQLRLNKSDWSNFNENDDYSHAANTTYSDTSKVTAYVGTTLAWGIEP; via the coding sequence CTGCTCGCCATGGGTCTGGTGCAGGGCACCGCCGTGGCCAAGCCCGCCACCCCCGCAGCCGCCGGCGGCGCCCGCGCCGCGGCGGCCGACGACCCCTACACCCAGGCCTTCCTGACCCAGTACGGGAAGATCAAGGCCGCCGCCAACGGCTACTTCAGCCCGGAGGGCCTCCCGTACCACTCGGTCGAGACCCTGATGGTCGAGGCGCCGGACCACGGCCACGAGACCACGTCGGAGGCCGTCAGCTTCTGGATGTGGCTGGAGGCGGCGTACGGGCGGGTGACCGGTGACTGGGACCCGTTCAACGCGGCCTGGGCGGTGGCGGAGAAGACGATCATCCCGCAGCACGCCGACCAGTCGACCAGTGACTCGTACAACCCCGGGGCCCCCGCGACCTACGCCCCCGAGCACCCGCTGCCAAACGGCTACCCCTCCGCCCTCGACGGCACGGTCCCGGTCGGCACCGACCCGCTCGCCACCGAACTCGCCTCGTCCTACGGGACGATGGACGTCTACGGCATGCACTGGCTGATGGACCTGGACAACATCTACGGCTACGGCAACAAGCCGGGCACCGGCGGCGAGTCCGGTCCGGGCGCCGGCGCCTCGTACATCAACACCTACCAGCGCGGTGCGCAGGAGTCGGTGTGGGAGACGGTCCCGCAGCCCACCACCGACCTCTTCAACTACGGCGGCCCCAACGGATACCTGGACCTCTTCGTCGGCGACGCGAGCTACGCCAAGCAGTGGAAGTACACCAACGCGCCGGACGCCGACGCCCGCGCGGTGCAGGCTGCCTACTGGGCGTTCCGCTGGGCCTCGGACCAGGGCAAGGGGAGCGAGGTGGCGGCCTCGGTGGCGAAGGCCGCCAAGATGGGCGACTACCTCCGCTACGCCATGTTCGACAAGTACTTCAAGCGGATCGGCCAGTGCACCGACCCGGGCTCCTGCCCCGCCGCGTCGGGCCGGGACTCCCAGCACTACCTGCTGTCCTGGTACTACGCCTGGGGCGGCGCCGCCGCGGGCAGCGGCGGCGGCTGGGCGTGGCGCATCGGTGACGGCGCCTCCCACCAGGGATACCAGAACCCGCTCTCGGCCTGGGCGCTTTCCAACGTACCGGCGCTGACCCCCAAGTCGGCGACGGCCAGGGGCGACTGGTCCAAGAGCCTGACCCGGCAGCTGGAGTTCCTGACCTGGCTGCAGTCCAGCGAGGGCGCCTTCGCGGGCGGCTGCACCAACAGCTGGGAGGGCGCGTACGGCAAGCCGCCGGCCGGTACGCCCACGTTCTACGGCATGGCCTACGACTGGCAGCCGGTCTACCACGACCCGCCGAGCAACAACTGGTTCGGCTTCCAGGCGTGGGGCATGGAGCGCGTCGCCGCGTACTACTACGTCACCGGCAACGCGTCCGCGAAGGCGGTGCTGTCCAAGTGGGTCGCCTGGGCCTCCGGTGAGACGACGGTGGGCGCCGACGGCACCTTCCGTTTCCCCTCCACCCTGAGCTGGACGGGCCGGCCCGACACCTGGAACGCGGCGTCCCCCGGGAAGAACGCGGGCCTGCACGTCTCGGTCGTGGACTACGCCAACGACGTCGGCGTGGGCGCCGCATACGTCAAGACACTCACCTACTACGCCGCCAAGTCGGGCGACAAGGACGCCGCGGCGCTGGCCAAGGCGCTGCTGGACGCGATGGCGCTGAACACCACCACCAAGGGCATCTCGGTGCCGGAGACCAGAAAGGACTACAACCGGTTCAAGGACGAGGTGTACATCCCGGCCGGGTGGTCGGGCACGATGCCGAACGGCGACACCGTCGAACCGGGTGCGACCTTCATCGACATCCGCAGCTGGTACAAGGACGACCCGGACTGGCCGAAGGTGCAGGCCTACCTGGACGGCGGCGCGGCGCCCACGTTCACGTATCACCGCTTCTGGGCGCAGGCGGCACTCGCACTGGCCTTCGCGATCTACGCGGAGCTGCTGGTGGAGGGCGGCGGAACCGGCGGGGACACCGAGGCACCGACGGCACCGGCAGGGCTCACCGTGACCGCGACGACCAGCAACAGTGTGTCGCTGTCCTGGTCGGCCTCCACCGACAACGTCGCGGTGACCGGCTACGACGTGTACCGCAACGGGGTGCTGGCGGGCAACGCGACCACGCGGACGTTCACCGACACGAATCTCGCCGCGGCCACCGCGTACAGCTACACCGTCGCGGCACGGGACGCGGGCGGCAACACCTCGGCGCTGTCTGCCGCGGTCACCGCGACCACGAAGTCCGGCGGCTCGACCGGCACCGGTGCGGTGAAGGTCCAGTACAAGAACGCCGACTCCTCCGCGACCGACAACCAGATAAGGCTGGGCCTCCAGCTCCTGAACACGGGCAGCGCGCCGATCGACCTGTCCACGGTGACGGTCCGGTACTGGTTCACCTCCGACGGCGGCTCGAGCACCTTCGGCACATACTGCGACTACGCCGCGCTCGGCTCGGCGAACATCACCCACAAGGTGGTCGCCGTCGCCGGCCCGAAGACCGGTGCCGACCGGTATCTGCAGGTCGGCTTCACCGGCGGCGCGGGCACCCTGGCCGGCGGCGCCTCGACGGGCGAGCTTCAACTGCGCCTCAACAAGAGCGACTGGTCCAACTTCAACGAGAACGACGACTACAGCCACGCCGCCAACACCACGTACAGCGACACGTCGAAGGTCACGGCGTATGTGGGCACCACGCTCGCCTGGGGGATCGAGCCATGA